A window of the Lolium perenne isolate Kyuss_39 chromosome 7, Kyuss_2.0, whole genome shotgun sequence genome harbors these coding sequences:
- the LOC127315497 gene encoding uncharacterized protein translates to MGLSRPGDTQWGSHHRTVMHVLSLYPAIKKVLFRAGKESKGGEALGAQTMLEVFESFEFVFLLHLMNEIFGYTNGFCNAFQRRDRDIVNVMDLLADTKIELDVLRDDAGWKEFLDNVTSFCVKHRLKVVDMDGKYMPIQREKRFYKDGINYHRFHADMFLGVIDRQLQELNRRFDEVNTRLLRCMASFSPAKSFSAFNVENLVKLAEFYPHDFEFEELVQLPFQLKHYINDVSKDENFANLRSLAELSMMLVKTDRVVRYDTVYKLLKLVLYW, encoded by the coding sequence ATGGGCTTATCAAGGCCAGGAGATACACAGTGGGGTTCTCACCATAGAACTGTAATGCATGTTTTGTCTTTGTATCCTGCAATCAAGAAAGTTCTCTTCAGGGCTGGGAAAGAAAGTAAAGGAGGTGAAGCTTTAGGAGCTCAAACTATGCTGGAAGTATTTGAGTCATTCGAATTTGTTTTCTTGCTGCACTTGATGAATGAAATATTTGGATACACAAATGGATTTTGCAATGCATTTCAAAGGAGGGATCGGGATATTGTGAATGTTATGGACCTTCTTGCGGACACAAAGATAGAACTAGATGTTTTAAGAGATGATGCTGGATGGAAAGAATTCCTTGATAATGTCACGTCTTTTTGTGTGAAGCACCGTCTCAAAGTTGTTGACATGGATGGGAAGTACATGCCTATACAAAGAGAAAAGAGGTTCTATAAAGATGGCATTAATTACCACCGGTTTCATGCTGATATGTTTTTGGGTGTCATTGATAGGCAACTTCAGGAGCTTAATAGAAGATTTGATGAGGTAAACACAAGGCTGCTTAGATGCATGGCATCATTTAGTCCAGCCAAGTCATTTTCTGCTTTTAATGTTGAGAACCTTGTTAAGCTTGCTGAATTCTATCCGCATGATTTTGAATTTGAAGAATTGGTCCAACTTCCTTTTCAACTGAAACACTATATTAATGATGTGAGTAAGGATGAAAACTTTGCAAATTTGAGAAGCCTAGCAGAGTTGTCTATGATGCTTGTTAAAACAGACAGGGTCGTTCGGTATGATACTGTTTACAAACTTCTGAAATTGGTGCTATactggtag
- the LOC127313966 gene encoding 4-hydroxybenzoate geranyltransferase 2, translated as MALLSLSRHAGALPLHRQGPSSSGQLLARPHAISTSSQAMAMHRLSHHRGILPLRRQGPSPRQLLARSRTILAPSQPTEEDKKTEEDEKPTEEDKKTEEDEKESSPPPVSWVQRSLEAARPYAMLARLDKPIGSWLLAWPCMWSLTMAAMPGALPDLKMLALFGCLTIPMRGAACTVNDLFDRNIDNKVERTKSRPLASGALTPTQGLCFFGVQLLLGLGVGFLLQLNNLSRVLGLIWFPLAYSYPLMKRLTFWPQAYLGLSFNYGALLGWAAIKGTLEPTIVLPMYIAGICWTLAYDTIYAHQDIKDDLKVGVKSTAIRFGDSTKHWISAFGTATIGGLALSGYNAGLAWPYYPILAAAAAQLAWQISTVDLTDRADCNRKFVSNNWFGALVFIAIFFGRLAS; from the exons ATGGCCCTCCTCAGCCTCAGCCGCCACGCTGGCGCCCTCCCACTACATCGACAGGGTCCTTCTTCTTCCGGCCAGCTTCTTGCACGACCACACGCGATCTCGACCTCCTCCCAGGCCATGGCCATGCACCGCCTCAGCCACCACAGAGGCATCCTCCCACTACGTCGGCAGGGTCCTTCTCCCCGCCAGCTTCTTGCACGATCGCGCACGATCTTGGCCCCCTCCCAGCCCACGGAGGAAGACAAGAAGACGGAGGAAGACGAGAAGCCCACGGAGGAAGACAAGAAGACGGAGGAAGACGAGAAGGAGAGCAGCCCCCCGCCGGTGTCGTGGGTGCAGAGGTCACTTGAGGCGGCACGCCCGTACGCGatgctcgctcgtctcgacaagCCCATCGGCTCCTGGCTCCTCGCTTGGCCATGCATGTG gtcactaacaatggcggCAATGCCAGGGGCGCTTCCTGACTTGAAAATGCTCGCACTCTTCGGATGTTTAACTATCCCCATGAGGGGAGCCGCTTGCACAGTCAACGATCTTTTCGACCGCAACATTGATAAcaag GTTGAGCGCACCAAAAGCAGGCCGCTTGCATCAGGCGCTCTAACTCCTACTCAAGGATTGTGCTTCTTCGGAGTTCAACTACTACTAGGACTGGGAGTTGGTTTTCTTCTCCAACTGAACAACTTAAG CCGTGTTCTTGGGCTCATTTGGTTTCCATTGGCCTATTCATATCCCCTAATGAAGAGGCTCACATTTTGG CCTCAGGCATATCTCGGATTATCGTTCAACTATGGAGCTTTATTAGGATGGGCTGCTATCAAAGGTACTTTAGAGCCCACCATCGTCCTTCCAATGTATATTGCTGGGATATGTTGGACATTGGCGTATGATACCATATATGCACACCAG GACATAAAAGATGACCTCAAAGTAGGAGTTAAGTCCACAGCCATAAGGTTTGGAGATTCAACCAAGCACTGGATTAGTGCCTTTGGTACTGCAACGATTGGCGGTTTAGCACTTAGTGGCTATAATGCTGGACTTG CTTGGCCATACTACCCAATTCTTGCAGCTGCAGCTGCACAGTTGGCATGGCAGATTTCAACTGTTGACTTAACTGATCGCGCAGATTGCAACAGGAA ATTTGTCTCAAATAACTGGTTTGGAGCATTGGTATTCATTGCCATATTTTTCGGTCGACTTGCATCATGA
- the LOC127313965 gene encoding 4-hydroxybenzoate geranyltransferase 2 → MALLSLSRHAGALPLHRQGPSSSSQLLARPHAISTSSEAMAMHRLSHHRGILPLRRQGPSPRQLLARSRTILAPSQPTEEDKKTEEDEKPTEEDTKTEEDEKESSPPPVSWVQRSLEAARPYAMLARLDKPIGSWLLAWPCMWSLTMAAMPGALPDLKMLALFGCLTIPMRGAACTVNDLFDRNIDNKVERTKSRPLASGALTPTQGLCFFGVQLLLGLGVGFLLQLNNLSRVLGLIWFPLAYSYPLMKRLTFWPQAYLGLSFNYGALLGWAAIKGTLEPTIVLPMYIAGICWTLAYDTIYAHQDIKDDLKVGVKSTAIRFGDSTKHWISAFGTATIGGLALSGYNAGLAWPYYPILAAAAAQLAWQISTVDLTDRADCNRKFVSNNWFGALVFIAIFFGRLAS, encoded by the exons ATGGCCCTCCTCAGCCTCAGCCGCCACGCTGGCGCCCTCCCACTACATCGACAGGGTCCTTCTTCTTCCAGCCAGCTTCTTGCACGACCACACGCGATCTCGACCTCCTCCGAGGCCATGGCCATGCACCGCCTCAGCCACCACAGAGGCATCCTCCCACTACGTCGGCAGGGTCCTTCTCCCCGCCAACTTCTTGCACGATCGCGCACGATCTTGGCCCCCTCCCAGCCCACGGAGGAAGACAAGAAGACGGAGGAAGACGAGAAGCCCACGGAGGAAGACACGAAGACGGAGGAAGACGAGAAGGAGAGCAGCCCCCCGCCGGTGTCGTGGGTGCAGAGGTCACTTGAGGCGGCACGCCCGTACGCGatgctcgctcgtctcgacaagCCCATCGGGTCCTGGCTCCTCGCTTGGCCATGCATGTG gtcactaacaatggcggCAATGCCAGGGGCGCTTCCTGACTTGAAAATGCTCGCACTCTTCGGATGTTTAACTATCCCCATGAGGGGAGCCGCTTGCACGGTCAATGATCTTTTCGACCGCAACATTGATAAcaag GTTGAGCGCACCAAAAGCAGGCCGCTTGCATCAGGCGCTCTAACTCCTACTCAAGGATTGTGCTTCTTCGGAGTTCAACTACTACTAGGACTGGGAGTGGGTTTTCTTCTCCAACTGAACAACTTAAG CCGTGTTCTTGGGCTCATTTGGTTTCCATTGGCCTATTCATATCCCCTAATGAAGAGGCTCACATTTTGG CCTCAGGCATATCTCGGATTATCGTTCAACTATGGAGCTTTATTAGGATGGGCTGCTATCAAAGGTACTTTAGAGCCCACCATCGTCCTTCCAATGTATATTGCTGGGATATGTTGGACATTGGCGTATGATACCATATATGCACACCAG GACATAAAAGATGACCTCAAAGTAGGAGTTAAGTCCACAGCCATAAGGTTTGGAGATTCAACCAAGCACTGGATTAGTGCCTTTGGTACTGCAACGATTGGCGGTTTAGCACTTAGTGGCTATAATGCTGGACTTG CTTGGCCATACTACCCAATTCTTGCAGCTGCAGCTGCACAGCTGGCATGGCAGATTTCAACTGTTGACTTAACTGATCGCGCAGATTGCAACAGGAA ATTTGTCTCAAATAACTGGTTTGGAGCATTGGTATTCATCGCCATATTTTTCGGTCGACTTGCATCATGA